In Promicromonospora sp. Populi, one genomic interval encodes:
- a CDS encoding HAD family hydrolase: protein MPSTHPSSATAAFFDVDNTIIRGASAFHLAKSAYQRKFFGTRDILRFALVQARYLMWGENREQIDQVRNRALSLIAGRSVAEIATLGEEVWDAVLSLRIYPGTRRLLDEHLAAGHQVWLVTATPVEIAQLIARRLGATGGLGTVAEHKDGFYTGRLTGDLMHGQAKADAIVGLAEVQEIDLEESYAYGDSLNDLPMMRSVGHPCPINPDLRLRRHAQEVGWPIREFRGRSQRVAGRGVRTASWAGAAWVFGLVLRAARRRLRGQR from the coding sequence ATGCCGTCGACGCACCCCTCGTCCGCCACCGCGGCGTTCTTCGACGTCGACAACACGATCATCCGCGGGGCGAGCGCATTTCACCTGGCTAAGTCCGCGTACCAGCGCAAGTTCTTCGGTACACGAGACATCCTGAGGTTTGCCCTGGTCCAGGCCCGGTACCTGATGTGGGGCGAGAACCGGGAACAGATCGACCAGGTGCGCAATCGCGCCCTGTCGCTCATCGCCGGTCGCAGCGTCGCGGAGATCGCCACCCTCGGCGAGGAGGTGTGGGACGCCGTCCTTTCGCTGCGGATCTACCCCGGCACGCGCCGCCTGCTCGACGAGCACCTCGCAGCGGGCCACCAGGTGTGGCTAGTCACCGCCACCCCGGTGGAGATCGCCCAGCTCATCGCCCGGCGGCTGGGCGCGACGGGCGGGCTCGGCACCGTCGCCGAGCACAAGGACGGGTTCTACACCGGCCGGCTCACGGGTGACCTCATGCACGGCCAGGCCAAGGCGGACGCCATCGTCGGGCTCGCGGAAGTCCAGGAGATCGACCTGGAGGAGAGCTACGCGTACGGGGACTCGCTGAACGACCTGCCGATGATGCGGTCCGTGGGCCACCCCTGCCCGATCAACCCCGACCTGCGGCTGCGCCGGCACGCCCAGGAGGTGGGCTGGCCCATCCGCGAGTTCCGCGGACGGTCGCAGCGCGTGGCCGGGCGCGGGGTGCGGACCGCCTCGTGGGCGGGCGCCGCGTGGGTATTCGGTCTGGTCCTGCGGGCGGCACGCCGCCGGCTGCGCGGGCAGCGCTAG
- a CDS encoding AURKAIP1/COX24 domain-containing protein — protein sequence MGSVIKKRRKRMAKKKHRKLLRKTRHQRRNKK from the coding sequence ATGGGCTCCGTCATCAAGAAGCGCCGCAAGCGTATGGCCAAGAAGAAGCACCGCAAGCTGCTTCGCAAGACGCGCCACCAGCGCCGCAACAAGAAGTGA
- a CDS encoding cytochrome c biogenesis CcdA family protein: MLPGSPSGAIATAVGDGLAVTAFSGSLLLAVPVAVLAGLVSFASPCVLPLVPGYLGYVSGMAAASMNATAEAGGTGGAVTTRVKPARSRVVGGVALFVLGFTVVFVSFGAAFGGLGAYLVRWEDVITRVLGAVVILLGLGFLGAVPFLQREARFHLTPRAGLWGAPLLGVVFGLGWTPCIGPTLGAVQALAIDEASAGRGALLSVAYCVGLGVPFLLVALGLGSSERMMDFLRRHRLAALRIGGGLLVLVGLLLVTGLWTRITGAMQLWIGGFETVI; the protein is encoded by the coding sequence ATGCTTCCCGGCAGTCCTTCCGGTGCCATCGCGACCGCAGTCGGCGACGGGCTCGCGGTCACCGCGTTCAGCGGTTCCCTGCTGCTGGCCGTACCCGTGGCGGTGCTGGCGGGCCTCGTGTCGTTCGCCTCTCCCTGCGTGCTGCCCCTCGTGCCCGGGTACCTCGGGTACGTGAGCGGCATGGCCGCCGCCTCGATGAACGCGACCGCCGAGGCCGGCGGGACCGGCGGGGCCGTGACCACGCGCGTCAAGCCCGCCCGCTCCCGCGTTGTCGGCGGCGTGGCGCTGTTCGTGCTCGGCTTCACCGTCGTGTTCGTCTCGTTCGGAGCGGCGTTCGGCGGCCTGGGGGCCTACCTGGTGCGCTGGGAGGACGTCATCACCCGCGTGCTCGGCGCCGTGGTGATCCTGCTCGGCCTCGGGTTCCTCGGCGCGGTCCCGTTCCTGCAGCGCGAGGCGCGGTTCCACCTGACGCCGCGCGCCGGCCTGTGGGGCGCGCCGCTGCTCGGCGTTGTGTTCGGGCTGGGCTGGACGCCGTGCATCGGCCCCACCCTCGGCGCCGTGCAGGCGCTCGCGATCGATGAGGCGTCGGCGGGCCGGGGTGCCCTGCTCAGCGTCGCGTACTGCGTGGGCCTGGGCGTGCCGTTCCTGCTCGTGGCCCTCGGGCTGGGGAGCTCGGAGCGCATGATGGACTTCCTGCGCCGGCACCGCCTCGCGGCGCTGCGGATCGGCGGCGGGCTGCTGGTGCTGGTCGGGCTGCTGCTGGTCACGGGCCTGTGGACCCGGATCACCGGGGCCATGCAGCTCTGGATCGGCGGATTTGAGACGGTGATCTGA
- a CDS encoding YceI family protein, with the protein MATPLPAGLTPGTYELDLSHTTAAFTARHAGIAKVRGTIAVTSGSITVGEDLESSSVTAELDARSVNTGDAGRDGHLKSADFWHAEEKPTWTFASTGIRADGDDYVISGDLTVNGITKGVELKTEFTGTARDPFGNDRIGFEAALEINRKEFDLTWNATLETGGFLVSEKVKISLDVSAIAKG; encoded by the coding sequence ATGGCCACCCCGCTTCCCGCAGGCCTCACCCCCGGCACGTACGAGCTCGACCTCTCCCACACCACCGCCGCCTTCACCGCCCGCCACGCGGGCATCGCGAAGGTGCGCGGCACCATCGCGGTCACCTCGGGCAGCATCACCGTCGGCGAGGACCTGGAGTCGTCGAGCGTCACCGCCGAGCTCGACGCGCGGTCGGTCAACACGGGCGACGCCGGCCGGGACGGCCACCTGAAGAGCGCCGACTTCTGGCACGCCGAGGAGAAGCCGACCTGGACCTTCGCGTCCACCGGCATCCGGGCAGACGGCGACGACTACGTCATCTCGGGTGACCTCACCGTCAACGGGATCACCAAGGGTGTCGAGCTGAAGACCGAGTTCACCGGCACCGCCCGGGACCCGTTCGGCAACGACCGCATCGGCTTCGAGGCCGCGCTCGAGATCAACCGCAAGGAGTTCGACCTGACCTGGAACGCCACGCTGGAGACCGGCGGCTTCCTGGTCAGCGAGAAGGTCAAGATCTCGCTGGACGTCAGCGCGATCGCCAAGGGCTGA
- a CDS encoding glutaredoxin family protein → MTTPAEARVVLYTRESCHLCEDARAVVVQVCEGAGAAWREIDIDSAPALREKYGEYVPVVEVDGVQQGFWRVDGARLARLLA, encoded by the coding sequence GTGACAACTCCCGCCGAGGCCCGTGTAGTCCTGTACACCCGCGAGTCGTGTCACCTGTGCGAGGACGCACGTGCCGTCGTCGTGCAGGTGTGCGAGGGTGCGGGGGCCGCGTGGCGGGAGATAGACATCGACAGCGCGCCCGCGCTGCGGGAGAAGTACGGGGAGTACGTCCCCGTGGTCGAGGTGGACGGGGTCCAGCAAGGTTTCTGGCGCGTGGACGGTGCGCGCCTGGCCCGCCTCCTGGCATGA
- a CDS encoding redox-sensing transcriptional repressor Rex encodes MVELSDGTVPAATVGRLPYYLRALRDLAAEGVGLTSSTELAERSGVSSAQLRKDLSYLGSFGTRGVGYDVESLASYITVALGLETEHRLAIVGIGNLGHALANYSGYTTRGFQVVALLDASSDVVGTRVAGVTVEHVRGVADVIQRERVSMVVLALPGHVAQDVADAVVGAGVREILNFAPISLQVPDDVVVRSVDVGGELQILAFHAATRAAAL; translated from the coding sequence GTGGTCGAACTCAGTGACGGGACAGTTCCCGCGGCAACCGTAGGGAGGCTGCCGTACTACTTGCGCGCCCTGCGTGACCTCGCGGCCGAGGGGGTGGGGCTCACCTCCTCGACGGAGCTCGCGGAACGCTCGGGCGTGAGCTCGGCGCAGCTGCGCAAGGATCTGTCGTACCTGGGTTCGTTCGGCACGCGCGGCGTCGGGTACGACGTCGAGTCGCTCGCCTCGTACATCACCGTCGCCCTGGGCCTCGAGACCGAGCACCGGCTCGCGATCGTCGGCATCGGCAACCTCGGGCACGCCCTGGCGAACTACTCCGGGTACACCACGCGCGGCTTCCAGGTCGTGGCGCTGCTCGATGCGTCGTCCGACGTCGTGGGTACTCGCGTGGCCGGCGTGACTGTTGAGCACGTCCGCGGCGTGGCCGACGTCATCCAGCGCGAGCGCGTGTCGATGGTGGTGCTCGCGCTGCCCGGGCACGTAGCCCAGGACGTGGCCGACGCCGTGGTCGGCGCGGGTGTCCGCGAGATCCTCAACTTCGCGCCGATCTCGCTCCAGGTGCCGGACGACGTAGTGGTGCGGTCGGTCGACGTCGGCGGTGAGCTGCAGATCCTGGCATTCCACGCGGCAACCCGCGCCGCGGCGCTCTGA
- a CDS encoding cytochrome c biogenesis protein ResB, whose protein sequence is MARRTSGQGTYVPEGIADEFTQGAPAGEPPSSGEPPSSEDKQQKPDRPTPPALGLVGTLRWMWRQLTSMRVALMLLMLLAVAAVPGSVLPQRNQDAAGVIEYLADHPTAGDWLDRAGFFDVYSSVWFSAIYILLFISLVGCILPRSMAHYRALRGRPPRVPSRFNRFPAKATATTSASPEEAADAIAARLRGKISWLPLFRVDRGEEAARGSRPASATVSGERGYLRETGNLVFHLALVGLLVSVATGQLLHYRGQAIVTEGRGFANAVVDYDTFEKGSWFRPESLVPFSMTLDNFESEFASDTVAFAQARDFTAHVTVTEPSGEQRPEQIKVNHPVVVDGAKIYLQGNGFAPEITVHDAEGEIAFAGRVTFIPEDTMYTSRGVVKVPDVSPGLDQIGLVGYFLPTAEVNADGSARSAFPQPVDPLLVLEVYTGDLGLDDGSPQNVYELDTASLTPAVDESGARIKVLARPGETVELPDGLGTLTLGEDLPRYVALDLRHDPSLTFVLVFALLALGGLIVSLFTPRRRVWARAYVAQDGATVVEVAGLARGDDVGLQAEVDRALAAVPEPLVEQDPVDEPVETQIRSEKD, encoded by the coding sequence ATGGCCAGGCGTACGAGCGGGCAGGGGACCTACGTCCCCGAGGGGATCGCTGACGAGTTCACGCAGGGGGCGCCGGCGGGCGAGCCGCCGTCGTCGGGCGAGCCGCCGTCGTCCGAGGACAAGCAGCAGAAGCCGGACCGGCCCACCCCGCCCGCGCTGGGGCTGGTGGGCACGCTGCGCTGGATGTGGCGGCAGCTCACCTCGATGCGCGTGGCGCTGATGCTGCTGATGCTGCTCGCCGTCGCGGCGGTCCCCGGGTCGGTCCTGCCGCAGCGCAACCAGGACGCGGCAGGTGTGATCGAGTACCTCGCCGACCACCCGACGGCGGGGGACTGGCTCGACCGGGCCGGGTTCTTCGACGTCTACTCCTCGGTCTGGTTCTCCGCGATCTACATCCTGCTGTTCATCTCGCTCGTGGGCTGCATCCTGCCGCGGTCGATGGCGCACTACCGGGCCCTGCGCGGCCGCCCGCCGCGCGTCCCGTCCAGGTTCAACCGGTTCCCGGCCAAGGCCACCGCGACCACCAGCGCCTCGCCCGAGGAGGCGGCCGACGCGATCGCCGCCCGCCTGCGCGGCAAGATCTCCTGGCTGCCCCTGTTCCGGGTGGACCGGGGCGAGGAGGCCGCGCGCGGGTCGCGACCGGCGTCGGCCACCGTGAGCGGTGAGCGGGGCTACCTGCGCGAGACCGGCAACCTGGTGTTCCACCTGGCGCTGGTGGGCCTGCTCGTGTCCGTCGCGACGGGCCAGCTGCTGCACTACCGCGGCCAGGCGATCGTCACCGAGGGGCGCGGGTTCGCGAACGCGGTGGTGGACTACGACACCTTCGAGAAGGGGTCGTGGTTCCGGCCCGAGTCGCTGGTGCCGTTCTCGATGACGCTCGATAACTTCGAGTCGGAGTTCGCGAGCGACACCGTCGCATTCGCGCAGGCGCGCGACTTCACGGCGCACGTGACCGTGACGGAGCCGTCCGGCGAGCAGCGGCCCGAGCAGATCAAGGTGAACCACCCGGTAGTCGTGGACGGCGCCAAGATCTACCTGCAGGGCAACGGCTTCGCCCCCGAGATCACCGTGCACGACGCCGAGGGCGAGATCGCCTTCGCCGGACGCGTGACGTTCATCCCCGAGGACACGATGTACACGTCCCGCGGCGTGGTGAAGGTGCCGGACGTGTCCCCGGGGCTCGACCAGATCGGGCTCGTCGGCTACTTCCTGCCGACCGCGGAGGTCAACGCCGACGGGTCCGCCCGCTCGGCGTTCCCGCAGCCGGTCGACCCGCTGCTCGTGCTCGAGGTGTACACGGGCGACCTGGGGCTCGACGACGGCTCCCCGCAGAACGTGTACGAGCTCGACACCGCGTCGCTCACCCCCGCCGTCGACGAGTCCGGCGCGCGCATCAAGGTGCTCGCGCGGCCCGGCGAGACCGTCGAGCTCCCGGACGGGCTCGGCACCCTGACTCTCGGCGAGGACCTGCCGCGCTACGTGGCGCTCGACCTGCGGCACGACCCGTCGCTCACCTTTGTGCTCGTGTTCGCGCTGCTCGCGCTCGGCGGGCTCATCGTCTCGCTCTTCACGCCCAGGCGGCGCGTCTGGGCGCGGGCGTACGTCGCACAGGATGGGGCTACGGTGGTCGAGGTCGCGGGGCTCGCCCGCGGGGACGACGTCGGCCTGCAGGCCGAGGTCGACCGTGCGCTTGCGGCGGTACCTGAGCCCCTGGTCGAACAAGACCCGGTGGACGAGCCTGTCGAGACCCAGATCCGATCGGAAAAGGACTGA
- a CDS encoding TlpA family protein disulfide reductase → MRGKTFKVVQWVVVVGIVLGLVVSLAACAPEESGAADVVGQGYVSGDGSVQTYDVGEREGPVTVTGTDFEGNSVDTADWAGDVVVVNTWYASCAPCRAEAPDLVELAGSMDGVQFLGINTEDDAGAAQAFQRTFDVPYPSIEDRSGAVIAGLSGVVPLQAVPSTVLLDPEGYVAARVIGQAERSTLEALIDEVLAEAA, encoded by the coding sequence ATGCGCGGCAAGACCTTCAAGGTCGTCCAGTGGGTAGTGGTCGTCGGCATCGTGCTCGGTCTGGTGGTCTCGCTCGCGGCGTGCGCCCCGGAGGAATCCGGTGCCGCGGACGTCGTCGGGCAGGGATATGTCTCCGGCGACGGGTCGGTGCAGACGTACGACGTCGGAGAGCGCGAGGGCCCCGTCACCGTCACGGGTACCGACTTCGAGGGCAACAGCGTAGACACGGCCGACTGGGCCGGCGACGTCGTCGTGGTGAACACCTGGTACGCCTCGTGCGCGCCGTGCCGGGCCGAGGCGCCCGACCTCGTGGAGCTGGCCGGCTCGATGGACGGCGTGCAGTTCCTCGGCATCAACACCGAGGACGACGCCGGCGCCGCGCAGGCGTTCCAGCGCACCTTCGACGTGCCCTACCCGAGCATCGAGGACCGCAGCGGCGCGGTGATCGCCGGCCTGTCCGGCGTTGTGCCGCTGCAGGCCGTCCCGTCCACCGTGCTGCTGGACCCGGAGGGCTACGTGGCCGCCCGCGTCATCGGGCAGGCGGAACGGTCCACCCTGGAAGCCCTCATCGACGAGGTCCTGGCGGAGGCCGCCTGA
- a CDS encoding MarR family winged helix-turn-helix transcriptional regulator, whose product MAAQTVEERDIWLTEEQQGSWRHYLEGTARFVEALGAVHDRTLDLSLGEYSLLVQLSEAPERTMRMSTLADGLVLSRSRLTHTVSRMEARGLVRRCAAQGDRRGVNCTMTDAGYAALEAAAPGHVTAVRRIMVEALEPEEFELLGRIMAKVAASSKESGGTEEGLTALCD is encoded by the coding sequence ATGGCAGCACAGACGGTCGAGGAACGCGACATCTGGCTGACCGAGGAGCAGCAGGGCTCCTGGCGGCACTATCTCGAGGGCACCGCCCGGTTCGTGGAGGCGCTCGGCGCCGTCCACGACCGGACCCTCGACCTCTCGCTCGGCGAGTACAGCCTGCTGGTCCAGCTCTCCGAGGCGCCGGAACGCACCATGCGCATGTCGACGCTCGCGGACGGCCTCGTGCTGTCCCGCAGCCGGCTCACCCACACGGTCTCGCGGATGGAGGCCCGTGGGCTGGTCCGGCGGTGCGCGGCGCAGGGCGACCGGCGCGGGGTGAACTGCACCATGACCGACGCCGGTTACGCCGCCCTCGAGGCCGCCGCGCCCGGGCACGTGACCGCGGTGCGCCGGATCATGGTCGAGGCGCTGGAGCCCGAAGAGTTCGAGCTGCTCGGCCGCATCATGGCCAAGGTCGCGGCGTCGTCGAAGGAGTCGGGCGGCACGGAGGAGGGCCTCACGGCCCTCTGCGACTGA
- a CDS encoding Pr6Pr family membrane protein — translation MTHRTEAPDRAALARFLHLLVAVLALGGFAIELFVAITGGPGIAPTHAERIVRLFSYFTIESNLLIGGVSLALALDPRRDGPVFRVLRLDALLCIAVTGVVYNTVLRGLVELTGAGMVSNTMLHVLSPLFAVIVWVWAGPRPRVTASTVWWSVAYPIAWLVYTFVRGAATGWYPYPFLDVNTLGYSGALTSAAIISVLFLALAWGVRWLDGRLPDTDRSAPRT, via the coding sequence GTGACGCACAGGACCGAGGCACCGGACCGGGCCGCCCTCGCGCGATTCCTCCATCTGCTGGTCGCCGTGCTAGCCCTCGGCGGCTTTGCGATCGAGCTCTTCGTCGCGATCACCGGCGGCCCCGGGATCGCCCCGACGCACGCCGAACGCATAGTGCGGCTCTTCAGCTACTTCACCATCGAGTCGAACCTGCTGATCGGCGGGGTCTCGCTGGCGCTGGCACTGGACCCGCGCCGGGACGGGCCGGTCTTCCGCGTGCTGCGCCTGGATGCCCTGCTGTGCATAGCGGTCACCGGGGTCGTCTACAACACGGTGCTGCGCGGGCTCGTAGAACTGACCGGGGCCGGGATGGTGTCGAACACGATGCTGCACGTCCTGTCGCCGCTGTTCGCCGTCATCGTCTGGGTGTGGGCCGGGCCGCGGCCCCGCGTGACCGCCTCGACTGTGTGGTGGTCGGTCGCCTATCCGATCGCCTGGCTCGTCTACACCTTCGTCCGCGGGGCGGCCACGGGCTGGTACCCGTACCCGTTCCTCGACGTCAACACCCTCGGCTACTCCGGCGCGCTGACCAGCGCCGCGATCATCTCGGTCCTCTTCCTCGCCCTGGCCTGGGGCGTGCGCTGGCTGGATGGGCGGCTGCCCGACACGGACCGGTCGGCGCCGCGCACGTGA
- a CDS encoding histidine phosphatase family protein: protein MVSTTVHLLRHGEVYNPEGVLYGRLPGYRLSDRGQAMAKIVADHLTSTGRDVTRVVASPMQRAQETAAPVAQGFGLELATDDRIIEAANRFEGLQVGGGGGALKSPRNWPYMWNPFRPSWGEPYTEQVERMRSAVEDARKAAEGHEIVLVSHQLPIWLTRRAFEGGTLWHDPRSRQCNLASLTSLHFEDDRFVGLHYTEPAAELYDGASKVAGA, encoded by the coding sequence ATGGTTTCCACGACGGTTCACCTGCTTCGTCACGGCGAGGTGTACAACCCCGAGGGCGTCCTGTACGGGCGGCTGCCCGGATACCGGCTCTCCGACCGCGGCCAGGCGATGGCGAAGATCGTCGCCGACCACCTCACCAGCACCGGCCGGGACGTGACCCGAGTGGTCGCCTCCCCGATGCAGCGCGCGCAGGAGACCGCCGCACCCGTCGCGCAGGGCTTCGGCCTGGAGCTCGCGACGGACGACCGCATCATCGAGGCGGCCAACCGGTTCGAGGGGCTGCAGGTCGGCGGAGGCGGGGGCGCGCTCAAGAGCCCGCGGAACTGGCCGTACATGTGGAACCCGTTCCGCCCGTCTTGGGGCGAGCCGTACACGGAGCAGGTCGAGCGCATGCGCAGCGCCGTCGAGGACGCGCGCAAGGCCGCCGAGGGCCACGAGATCGTGCTGGTCAGCCACCAGCTGCCGATCTGGCTCACCCGCCGGGCGTTCGAGGGCGGCACGCTCTGGCACGACCCGCGCAGCCGCCAGTGCAACCTGGCGTCCCTGACCTCCCTGCACTTCGAGGACGACCGGTTCGTCGGCCTGCACTACACGGAGCCCGCCGCGGAGCTCTACGACGGCGCGAGCAAGGTCGCCGGCGCGTGA